Proteins from one Planctomyces sp. SH-PL62 genomic window:
- a CDS encoding diacylglycerol kinase encodes MFEPNPLPNPNHSPRTPTAALDAIEEPLPRGLLPVPEFDERRLQLQLEDVPGVSSQADRRGTRGKLVAGVRGLKQAVRGDSSFYAHIYRGVLIVIIAGLLQVNLWGWCLLILGGSLVLLAELCHSAVDTLARAIGDPDEPRLTIAREIAAAGVLVVAFTSGAITAVVLTTKLAELFGWWG; translated from the coding sequence ATGTTCGAACCCAACCCTCTCCCGAACCCGAACCACTCCCCGAGGACCCCGACGGCGGCGCTCGACGCGATCGAGGAACCGCTGCCGAGGGGGCTGCTCCCGGTCCCCGAGTTCGACGAGCGGCGGCTCCAGCTCCAGCTGGAGGACGTCCCCGGCGTCTCCTCCCAGGCCGACCGGCGGGGGACCCGGGGGAAGCTCGTCGCCGGCGTCCGCGGCCTCAAGCAGGCCGTCCGGGGCGACTCCAGCTTCTACGCCCATATCTATCGCGGCGTCCTGATCGTCATCATCGCGGGGCTCCTCCAGGTCAACCTCTGGGGCTGGTGCCTGCTGATCCTGGGGGGGAGCCTGGTGCTCCTGGCCGAGCTCTGCCACAGCGCCGTGGACACGCTGGCCCGCGCCATCGGCGACCCCGACGAGCCCCGGCTCACCATCGCGCGGGAGATCGCCGCGGCCGGCGTGCTGGTCGTGGCGTTCACGTCGGGGGCCATCACGGCCGTCGTCCTCACGACCAAGCTCGCCGAACTTTTCGGTTGGTGGGGTTGA